The genomic stretch GAACCGTGAACTCAAAGCCCTGTGGGTAGCCGGCATCTGCAGGCAGCTGCTTGGCCTTGGCGACGTCATACGGGTAGTAGTTGCTGAGCGCGGCGTCGTAGCCCTCCCCGCCCGGCAGGAACTGGGTGCTGACCGGGTCGCCCTGACCGCCGCCGAGGGCCGCCGCGAGCGCCTTGCGATCCACGGCGTAGTTCAGCGCCTGCCGCACGCGGACATCCTTGAAGGCTGGCACGATCTTGCCGCTCTTGTCGAGGAAGTCCAGACCGATGATGTTCTGGGGCACGCCGGCGCTCTTCAGGCCGGCCGCGACGGCTGTGGGGATCAGGGAGGCCTGCGCGGGCCACGCGGCCTGGGCCTGCCCGGCGCGTACCGCGTCGATGGCGGCCTGGTTGTTCGTCACGACCTTGAGCACCAGCTTCTTCCACTGGATGCGCGACGGGTTCCAGTAGTTCGGGTTGGGCACGTAGGTATAGGTGTCGCCCGTGACCGTCTGCTTCGGGTCGAGCACGTACGGACCGGTGCCGCACGTGGCTGCCTTGAGCATTGCAGGCGTCGCCGCGGCCTTGGCGCAGGGAATCACGCCGGAAAGCCACGTCCGCGAGAGGAACAGCAGGGTGAGCGGGTTGGACGAGGCGAGGTTGAGGCGTAGCGACAGGGGGCCGCGAACCTCCACGGACTTGGTGCCGAGGTTCACGAAGACCGGCGACTTGTTCTTCATCTGCAGGTCGAGCCAGCTCTTGACGACCTGGGCGGTGAGGGGACTGCCGTCGCTGAACTTGACGTTCGGGCGCAGCGTCAGGTCGAGGGTCTTGTAGTTGCTCCCCACCCACTTCCACGACGTGGCCAGACCGGGGGTGTACTTGCCGTCATAGCCGTAGTTGATCAGGGAGTCGTACGCCGGGGTGAAGTAGTACTCGTTCGAGGCCTCGCCGCTCGACGGATCGAGAGAGGCCGGCGCGTTGCCCACGGCGAACGTGAAGG from Deinococcus sp. AB2017081 encodes the following:
- a CDS encoding ABC transporter substrate-binding protein, producing MTRVQTVILLVSASLLLSPAATAAVTPPGGTFTFAVGNAPASLDPSSGEASNEYYFTPAYDSLINYGYDGKYTPGLATSWKWVGSNYKTLDLTLRPNVKFSDGSPLTAQVVKSWLDLQMKNKSPVFVNLGTKSVEVRGPLSLRLNLASSNPLTLLFLSRTWLSGVIPCAKAAATPAMLKAATCGTGPYVLDPKQTVTGDTYTYVPNPNYWNPSRIQWKKLVLKVVTNNQAAIDAVRAGQAQAAWPAQASLIPTAVAAGLKSAGVPQNIIGLDFLDKSGKIVPAFKDVRVRQALNYAVDRKALAAALGGGQGDPVSTQFLPGGEGYDAALSNYYPYDVAKAKQLPADAGYPQGFEFTVLSTPIAGIDTMIQAVAGYWQAIGVKAKIDTKPQAADFFAGLTSGKYGIAGAGLGATNPTLLAWNCCFRPGAVWNPDKTAVPALQAIVDKLAATDPTRANPVAMQVNAYMTKNAWFVPVYSGKLNYIYDAKKLSLPTPSTVQPVIDILDMKPVK